The Thermococcus sp. M39 genome window below encodes:
- a CDS encoding XTP/dITP diphosphatase, translating to MEIVFITSNKGKVEEAQKYFTPLGIKIIQKKIEYPEIQAEDLEDVVEFALNWLKDKLDKPFFIDDSGLFIEALNGFPGVYSAYVFKTLGNEGILKLMEGVENRKAYFKSVIGYYDGEMHIFKGIVKGRIGYEKRGSLGFGFDPIFIPEGFDKTFAEMTTEEKNKISHRGRALATFSKWLKENLI from the coding sequence ATGGAAATAGTGTTCATAACTTCAAACAAAGGTAAAGTCGAAGAAGCTCAAAAATATTTCACACCTTTAGGAATCAAAATTATTCAGAAAAAAATTGAATATCCAGAAATTCAAGCAGAAGATCTTGAAGATGTTGTTGAATTCGCACTTAACTGGCTCAAAGATAAGCTTGACAAACCGTTTTTTATAGATGATTCAGGGCTATTCATTGAGGCATTAAACGGATTTCCAGGAGTTTATTCTGCATATGTCTTTAAAACCCTTGGGAACGAGGGAATTCTAAAGCTCATGGAAGGCGTTGAGAACAGAAAAGCATACTTCAAGAGCGTTATTGGGTATTATGATGGGGAGATGCATATCTTTAAGGGGATTGTGAAGGGAAGAATTGGATACGAAAAGAGAGGAAGCTTAGGTTTTGGATTTGACCCAATATTCATCCCAGAAGGCTTTGACAAAACTTTTGCCGAAATGACAACTGAAGAAAAGAACAAGATATCACATAGAGGGAGGGCACTTGCAACATTCTCAAAATGGCTAAAAGAAAACCTTATATAA
- the fbp gene encoding fructose-1,6-bisphosphate aldolase/phosphatase has product MAVGEKITISVIKADIGGWPGHHKVHPALIEKAKEVLAQAKEEGTIIDFHVTYCGDDLQLIMTHKKGVDSPDIHGLAWNAFKEATEVAKELGLYGAGQDLLKNAFSGNIRGMGPGAAEMEITLRKSEPIVTFHMDKTEPGAFNLPIFRMFADPFNTAGLVIDPNMHMGFRFEIWDIREHKRVILNSPEELYDILALIGAKSRYVIKGVFPKEGHKIPKDEPVAVVSTEKLFEIAGEYVGKDDPVAIVRAQSGLPALGEVLEPFAFPHLVSGWMRGSHNGPIMPVPLKYATPSRFDGPPRVIALGWQINKDGKLIGPVDLFDDPAFDWARQKALEITDYMRRHGPFEPHRLPLEEMEYTTLPHVLERLKDRFEPL; this is encoded by the coding sequence ATGGCAGTTGGAGAAAAAATAACAATTAGCGTTATAAAGGCAGATATTGGAGGCTGGCCAGGGCATCACAAGGTTCATCCAGCCTTGATAGAGAAGGCAAAGGAAGTTTTAGCACAGGCAAAAGAAGAGGGAACAATCATTGACTTCCACGTCACATACTGTGGTGACGATTTGCAATTGATAATGACACACAAGAAGGGAGTTGACAGCCCAGATATCCATGGCTTGGCTTGGAACGCATTTAAAGAGGCAACTGAAGTAGCCAAAGAGCTTGGCCTTTATGGAGCAGGACAAGATTTGCTAAAAAACGCATTCAGTGGAAATATTAGAGGAATGGGCCCAGGAGCAGCTGAGATGGAAATTACCCTAAGGAAAAGCGAGCCGATAGTTACGTTCCACATGGACAAAACTGAGCCAGGAGCATTCAACCTGCCAATCTTCAGAATGTTCGCTGACCCATTCAACACTGCTGGACTTGTAATTGATCCAAACATGCACATGGGCTTCAGATTTGAAATCTGGGACATCAGAGAACATAAGAGAGTTATTCTAAACTCCCCAGAGGAACTCTACGACATCTTGGCATTGATTGGTGCAAAGTCAAGGTACGTAATCAAAGGAGTATTCCCCAAGGAAGGACACAAAATCCCAAAAGACGAGCCAGTTGCTGTTGTCAGCACTGAAAAGCTCTTTGAAATTGCCGGCGAGTACGTAGGAAAAGACGACCCAGTTGCAATAGTAAGAGCCCAGAGCGGTTTGCCAGCTTTGGGAGAGGTCTTAGAGCCATTCGCATTCCCACACTTGGTAAGCGGTTGGATGAGAGGTTCTCACAACGGCCCAATAATGCCTGTCCCATTAAAGTACGCAACACCCTCAAGGTTTGACGGTCCTCCAAGGGTAATAGCTTTGGGTTGGCAAATAAACAAAGATGGAAAGCTAATTGGCCCAGTTGACCTCTTTGATGATCCAGCATTTGATTGGGCAAGACAAAAAGCACTGGAGATTACAGATTACATGAGGAGACATGGACCATTCGAGCCACACAGATTGCCACTTGAAGAGATGGAGTACACAACCCTACCACACGTTCTTGAAAGACTTAAAGACAGATTTGAGCCCCTCTAA
- a CDS encoding adenosine-specific kinase — MVKIEVVDIEKPEGVECIIGQGNFSIFTVDDLARALLTTVPGIKFGIAMNEAKPQLTRYTGNDKELEELAAKNAVRIGAGHVFVILMRNAFPINVLNTVKNHPAVAMVYGASENPMQVIVAETELGRAVLGIVDGKAANKIETEEQKKERRELVEKIGYIID; from the coding sequence ATGGTTAAGATTGAGGTTGTTGATATTGAAAAACCAGAAGGCGTTGAATGCATTATCGGACAAGGAAATTTCTCAATATTCACAGTCGATGACCTGGCAAGAGCACTGCTGACAACCGTTCCAGGGATTAAATTTGGAATAGCTATGAATGAAGCAAAACCACAGCTGACAAGATATACCGGGAATGACAAAGAACTAGAGGAGCTTGCTGCAAAGAATGCTGTAAGAATTGGTGCTGGGCATGTGTTTGTAATTCTTATGAGAAATGCATTTCCAATAAACGTTCTCAACACAGTTAAAAACCACCCTGCAGTTGCTATGGTTTATGGGGCAAGTGAAAATCCAATGCAAGTTATAGTTGCAGAAACAGAGCTGGGAAGAGCCGTACTTGGAATAGTTGACGGTAAAGCAGCAAACAAAATTGAGACAGAAGAACAGAAGAAAGAGAGAAGAGAACTCGTTGAAAAGATTGGCTACATTATTGACTGA
- a CDS encoding Lrp/AsnC family transcriptional regulator, giving the protein MGEVLDRIDLRLLEELKENARENIATLSKKLGIPRTTVHYRIKKLVEEGIIERFTIKPNYKKLNLGTTAFILARYDPDSGLSQREVAERVASINGVYEVHIIAGEWDLLIKVRAPSAEDIGKIVIDKLREIKGIDQTVTMVSFVTVKEEI; this is encoded by the coding sequence ATGGGGGAAGTCTTGGATAGAATTGATTTAAGACTCCTTGAAGAGCTGAAAGAAAACGCGAGAGAGAACATAGCAACACTCAGCAAAAAGTTGGGCATACCCAGAACAACCGTTCACTACCGCATAAAGAAGCTCGTTGAGGAGGGGATTATAGAAAGGTTCACTATAAAACCAAACTACAAAAAGCTTAACCTAGGGACAACGGCATTCATACTAGCACGCTATGATCCAGATTCCGGATTAAGTCAGAGAGAAGTTGCAGAGAGAGTAGCCAGTATTAATGGTGTTTACGAAGTACACATTATAGCCGGAGAATGGGATCTGCTCATAAAGGTTAGAGCCCCCTCAGCTGAAGATATTGGAAAGATAGTCATTGACAAGCTACGGGAGATAAAGGGTATTGACCAAACTGTAACGATGGTTTCGTTTGTGACTGTAAAAGAGGAGATATGA